A part of Candidatus Electrothrix aestuarii genomic DNA contains:
- a CDS encoding YbjQ family protein: MLLTNTEEIPGKTITVSYGLVSGSTVRAKHAGRDIMAGLKNIFGGELKGYTELLQESRDEATKRMKAQAKQLGANAVVNVRFSTSSVAAGAAEIYVYGTAVTVE, translated from the coding sequence ATGTTGCTCACCAATACAGAAGAGATTCCAGGAAAAACCATTACAGTTTCTTATGGCCTTGTTTCCGGGAGCACAGTCAGGGCAAAGCATGCAGGTCGTGATATCATGGCAGGCCTGAAGAATATCTTCGGGGGAGAACTGAAAGGCTACACAGAACTCCTGCAGGAATCCAGGGATGAGGCGACCAAACGGATGAAGGCCCAGGCGAAACAGCTTGGTGCCAATGCGGTGGTCAATGTCCGTTTCTCCACCTCCTCCGTGGCTGCGGGTGCGGCGGAGATCTATGTCTATGGCACAGCTGTCACGGTGGAGTAG